One segment of Micromonospora parathelypteridis DNA contains the following:
- the metF gene encoding methylenetetrahydrofolate reductase [NAD(P)H], translating into MALGLPSVLPNPQPAIGELIRERQPTFSFEFFPPKTEVGERLLWQAIRELESLRPSFVSITYGAGGSTRDTTVAVTERIATDTTLLPMAHLTAVNHSVAELRHVIGRLAGVGVRNVLAVRGDPPGNPGGEWIRHPEGVDYAEDLVRLVRDAGDFSVGVAAFPYKHPRSPDVATDTAQFVRKCRAGAEFAITQMFFEADDYLRLRDRVAAAGCDTPILAGVMPVTQIGTIERSVQLSGAPFPPALAARFERVADDPEAVRRLGIEQASEMCRRLLDEGVPGIHFITLNRSTATREVWQNLKAGARL; encoded by the coding sequence GTGGCGCTCGGTCTTCCCTCGGTACTCCCCAATCCGCAGCCGGCGATCGGGGAGCTCATCCGTGAGCGCCAGCCGACCTTCTCGTTCGAGTTCTTCCCACCCAAGACCGAGGTGGGGGAGCGGCTGCTCTGGCAGGCCATCCGGGAGCTGGAGTCACTGCGCCCGTCGTTCGTGTCGATCACGTACGGCGCTGGCGGCTCGACCCGGGACACCACCGTGGCGGTGACCGAACGGATCGCCACCGACACCACCCTGCTGCCGATGGCCCACCTGACCGCGGTCAACCACTCCGTCGCCGAGCTGCGGCACGTGATCGGCCGGCTCGCCGGGGTGGGGGTGCGCAACGTGCTGGCCGTCCGCGGCGACCCGCCGGGCAACCCGGGCGGTGAGTGGATCCGCCACCCCGAGGGCGTGGACTACGCCGAGGACCTGGTCCGACTGGTACGCGACGCCGGCGATTTCAGCGTCGGCGTGGCGGCCTTCCCGTACAAGCACCCGCGCTCGCCCGACGTGGCCACTGACACCGCCCAGTTCGTCCGCAAGTGCCGTGCCGGTGCGGAGTTCGCGATCACGCAGATGTTCTTCGAGGCCGACGACTACCTGCGCCTGCGGGACCGGGTGGCGGCCGCCGGCTGCGACACCCCGATCCTGGCCGGCGTGATGCCGGTGACCCAGATCGGCACCATCGAGCGGTCCGTGCAGCTGTCCGGTGCGCCCTTCCCGCCGGCTCTGGCGGCCCGCTTCGAACGCGTCGCCGACGACCCGGAGGCCGTCCGCCGGCTCGGCATCGAGCAGGCCAGCGAGATGTGCCGCCGACTGCTCGACGAGGGTGTGCCGGGAATCCACTTCATCACCCTCAACCGGTCCACCGCGACCCGCGAGGTCTGGCAGAACCTGAAGGCCGGCGCGCGGTTGTGA
- a CDS encoding helix-turn-helix domain-containing protein — protein MTPPASPRPAQLGPLLARCRLARGWSQQRAAAELCAAAGVPTLSRHEVSRWERQRRVPGGFWLGWLAVVLDVPLVALAEAAAASRRAGSTRATGPGRTAVPGTRPAGRTGPGRTGGTTRGGGARAAATR, from the coding sequence ATGACCCCGCCCGCATCGCCGCGCCCAGCGCAGCTCGGGCCGCTGCTGGCCCGGTGCCGACTGGCCCGTGGCTGGAGCCAGCAGCGTGCCGCCGCCGAGTTGTGTGCCGCCGCCGGGGTGCCGACGTTGAGCCGGCACGAGGTGTCCCGGTGGGAACGACAGCGTCGGGTGCCCGGTGGGTTCTGGCTCGGCTGGCTCGCCGTCGTCCTGGACGTGCCGCTGGTGGCGCTCGCCGAGGCTGCCGCGGCCAGCCGTCGCGCCGGATCGACGCGAGCCACCGGGCCGGGCCGCACCGCGGTGCCCGGCACGCGACCGGCCGGGCGAACCGGTCCCGGCCGCACCGGCGGGACTACGCGTGGCGGTGGAGCGCGCGCCGCGGCGACCCGCTAG
- a CDS encoding polyprenyl synthetase family protein has translation MTHAAPVSPVDRAGLRQRVDKALTEFLASQRVRLAAVDEALVPVAEAIEAFVLGGGKRLRPAFAYWGFRGAGGVDGDQVLTALAALEFVQASALIHDDLMDRSDTRRGEPAVHRRFAARHREAGWGGDPDGFGDAAALLLGDLCLVWSDELLHSAGLDLWSLARARPVFDEMRTEVTVGQYLDVLTQATGDTSVERASKVARYKSAKYTVERPMLLGAALADATADVRTAYSAYGLPLGEAFQLRDDVLGVFGDPALTGKPAGDDLREGKRTYLVAAAVETTDDAGRELLLSRLGDPDLDEQGVARLRELISASGALARTEQRIVTLTDAALAALTAADLETEARQALVDLAIAATRRAD, from the coding sequence GTGACCCACGCTGCTCCCGTGTCCCCCGTCGACCGCGCCGGCCTGCGCCAGCGGGTCGACAAGGCCCTCACCGAGTTCCTGGCCAGCCAACGGGTCCGGCTCGCTGCCGTGGACGAGGCCCTGGTCCCGGTGGCCGAGGCGATCGAGGCTTTCGTCCTCGGCGGCGGCAAGCGGCTACGTCCAGCATTCGCGTACTGGGGGTTCCGGGGCGCGGGCGGGGTGGACGGCGACCAGGTGCTCACCGCCCTGGCCGCGCTGGAGTTCGTGCAGGCCAGTGCCCTGATCCACGACGACCTGATGGACCGCTCGGACACCCGCCGTGGCGAGCCCGCGGTGCACCGGCGGTTCGCCGCCCGGCACCGGGAGGCCGGCTGGGGCGGTGACCCCGACGGCTTCGGCGACGCCGCGGCCCTCCTGCTCGGCGACCTCTGCCTGGTCTGGTCCGACGAGCTGCTGCACTCCGCCGGACTGGACCTGTGGTCGCTGGCCCGCGCCCGGCCGGTCTTCGACGAGATGCGCACCGAGGTCACCGTCGGGCAGTACCTCGACGTGCTGACCCAGGCCACCGGGGACACCTCGGTGGAACGCGCCAGCAAGGTCGCCCGCTACAAGTCCGCGAAGTACACCGTCGAGCGTCCGATGCTGCTCGGCGCCGCGCTGGCCGACGCGACGGCCGACGTGCGGACGGCCTACTCGGCGTACGGGCTGCCGCTGGGCGAGGCGTTCCAGCTCCGCGACGACGTGCTGGGTGTCTTCGGTGACCCGGCGCTGACCGGCAAGCCGGCCGGGGACGACCTGCGCGAGGGCAAGCGCACCTACCTGGTGGCGGCAGCCGTGGAGACCACCGACGACGCGGGCCGCGAGCTGCTGCTCAGCCGGCTCGGCGACCCGGATCTGGACGAGCAGGGGGTGGCTCGGCTGCGCGAGCTGATCTCCGCGAGCGGGGCGTTGGCCCGCACCGAACAGCGGATCGTCACCCTCACCGACGCCGCCCTGGCGGCCCTGACCGCTGCCGACCTGGAAACCGAAGCCCGCCAAGCCCTGGTAGACCTGGCCATAGCCGCAACCCGCCGAGCCGACTAA
- a CDS encoding Rv2175c family DNA-binding protein encodes MTEPVPDQAVPGLELAGPADPAGWLTLPDVAERLDVSISKVHQMIRDRELLAVRRDGVRRIPADLVANQTVLKHLPGVLNLLTDNGYDDEAALRWLYEPDDTLPGATPAAALSGDQAREVKRRAQALGF; translated from the coding sequence GTGACCGAACCCGTACCCGACCAGGCCGTGCCCGGCCTGGAGCTCGCCGGACCCGCCGACCCGGCCGGCTGGCTGACCCTGCCCGACGTCGCCGAGCGCCTCGACGTGTCGATCAGCAAGGTGCACCAGATGATCCGTGACCGGGAGTTGCTGGCGGTCCGCCGCGACGGCGTCCGCCGAATCCCGGCGGACCTGGTTGCCAACCAGACGGTGCTCAAGCACCTGCCCGGCGTGCTCAACCTGCTCACCGACAACGGCTACGACGACGAGGCCGCCCTGCGCTGGCTGTACGAGCCGGACGACACCCTCCCCGGCGCCACCCCAGCCGCCGCCCTCTCCGGCGACCAGGCCCGCGAAGTGAAACGCCGAGCCCAGGCCCTGGGCTTCTAA
- the pknB gene encoding Stk1 family PASTA domain-containing Ser/Thr kinase, translating into MDTQVADTLLGSLIDGRYRIRGRVARGGMATVYTATDERLERTVAVKIIHPTQAPEARARIANFVARFTDEAKTIARLTHPNVVAVYDQGTHAGLPYLVMEYVRGRTLRDVLAERRRLNPDEALAIAEQMLAAIAAAHRAGLVHRDVKPENVLVAEAPTRGVANLVDSVVKVADFGLARAVEASADEEQGNQLMATVAYVAPELVTEGRADPRTDVYSAGIVLFEMLTGRVPYDADRPVDVAWQHVDRDVPAPSTLVPGLPPVLDDLVQRATRRDPDARPADASALLAEVQVARDRLGDANTRTAVLRPVTDDASLSQPTMMVATVRPTDRPAWARLPEGGGSQGPGRRRAAPEPAEGLGARLAALRTTVLNNPRGRLAVAAVVVVLGLVAAVGGWWFGAGRYTTAPQLVSLSKADAQAQADRAGLVLKYGEPRFDEAAPKDSVLGQSPTSTSKIVKGGTITLTLSLGPERFPVPDVIGKEFELAEADLTNVKLVVAKGAARYDDTLPAGVVLDSSPKVGAEVKPGAKITLILSKGRAPVTVPNLVGKSLNDARTALAQLNLVLVETYKDSDKPRDEVLGQSPADGAGVEKGTQVKLDVSKGPALVVVPRVIDLPCPQAKQVLESQGFPVTVAVNPNAVARIQAPGENSPVPPGTQVVITCF; encoded by the coding sequence ATGGACACACAGGTCGCCGACACGTTGCTGGGCTCGCTGATCGACGGGCGCTACCGCATTCGCGGTCGCGTGGCCCGTGGTGGCATGGCGACCGTGTACACCGCCACCGACGAACGCCTCGAGCGCACCGTCGCTGTCAAGATCATTCATCCGACCCAGGCCCCCGAGGCTCGGGCCCGGATCGCCAACTTCGTGGCCCGGTTCACCGACGAGGCGAAGACCATCGCCCGGCTGACCCACCCGAACGTGGTGGCGGTCTACGACCAGGGCACTCACGCCGGTCTGCCGTACCTGGTGATGGAGTATGTCCGCGGCCGCACCCTGCGTGACGTGCTGGCCGAGCGCCGCCGGCTCAACCCGGACGAGGCGCTGGCCATCGCCGAGCAGATGCTCGCCGCGATCGCCGCCGCGCACCGGGCCGGTCTCGTCCATCGCGACGTCAAGCCGGAGAACGTTCTGGTCGCCGAGGCACCCACCCGCGGTGTCGCCAACCTGGTCGACAGCGTCGTCAAGGTGGCCGACTTCGGGCTGGCGCGGGCGGTCGAGGCGAGCGCCGACGAGGAGCAGGGCAACCAGCTGATGGCCACCGTGGCGTACGTCGCCCCGGAGCTGGTCACCGAGGGCCGGGCCGATCCGCGCACCGACGTCTACTCCGCCGGCATCGTGCTGTTCGAGATGCTCACCGGCCGCGTGCCGTACGACGCGGACCGCCCGGTGGACGTCGCCTGGCAGCACGTCGACCGGGACGTGCCGGCACCCTCGACGCTGGTGCCCGGCCTGCCGCCGGTCCTCGACGACCTGGTGCAGCGGGCCACTCGACGCGATCCCGACGCGCGGCCCGCCGACGCCAGCGCACTGCTGGCCGAGGTGCAGGTTGCCCGGGATCGCCTGGGCGACGCCAACACCCGTACCGCCGTGCTCCGCCCGGTGACCGACGACGCGTCGCTCTCCCAGCCGACCATGATGGTCGCGACGGTCCGCCCGACCGACCGCCCGGCCTGGGCGCGGCTCCCCGAGGGCGGCGGCAGCCAGGGGCCTGGTCGACGTCGGGCCGCCCCGGAGCCGGCGGAGGGTCTGGGGGCCCGGCTCGCCGCGCTGCGCACCACGGTGTTGAACAATCCGCGCGGCCGGCTGGCCGTCGCGGCCGTGGTGGTGGTGCTGGGTCTGGTGGCCGCCGTCGGGGGTTGGTGGTTCGGCGCCGGCCGCTACACGACCGCTCCGCAGTTGGTGAGCCTGAGCAAGGCCGATGCGCAGGCGCAGGCCGATCGCGCCGGGCTGGTCCTGAAGTACGGTGAGCCGCGTTTCGACGAGGCCGCCCCGAAGGACAGCGTGCTGGGGCAGAGCCCGACGTCCACCAGCAAGATCGTCAAGGGTGGCACGATCACCCTGACCCTCTCGCTCGGCCCGGAGCGTTTCCCCGTGCCGGACGTGATCGGCAAGGAGTTCGAGCTTGCCGAGGCGGACCTGACCAACGTGAAGCTGGTGGTGGCCAAGGGAGCCGCCCGCTATGACGACACCCTGCCCGCCGGGGTCGTGCTGGACAGCTCTCCCAAGGTGGGCGCCGAGGTCAAACCGGGTGCGAAGATCACCCTCATCCTGAGCAAGGGCCGGGCGCCCGTGACGGTGCCGAACCTGGTCGGTAAGAGCCTGAACGACGCCAGGACCGCCCTGGCCCAGCTCAACCTGGTGCTGGTGGAGACCTACAAGGATTCCGACAAGCCCAGGGACGAGGTGCTCGGCCAGAGCCCGGCCGACGGTGCCGGCGTGGAGAAGGGCACCCAGGTCAAGCTGGACGTCAGCAAGGGCCCGGCGCTGGTCGTCGTGCCCCGGGTGATCGACCTGCCCTGCCCACAGGCCAAGCAGGTGTTGGAGAGCCAGGGCTTCCCGGTGACGGTCGCGGTCAACCCGAACGCCGTGGCCCGGATCCAGGCCCCGGGCGAGAATTCACCGGTGCCGCCGGGCACCCAGGTCGTCATCACATGCTTCTGA
- a CDS encoding deoxyribonuclease IV has product MPTVHSRPVGAHTPASGGLAKAALPYADTTGAQVVQVYVSNSRGWALPAGDPEQDALFRDGCAERGIPAFIHAALLVNLGSPTPATVEKSTQTLAHALRRGVAIGAQAVVFHAGSSVDEGYAEEAMRQVRRELLPLLDWAADAGGPMLLVEPSAGGGRSLASRVEQLGPYLDAVDRHPMLGVCFDTCHAWAAGHDLAAEGGMTATLDTLVATVGADRLRLIHANDSKDLRGSTRDRHENIGKGTIGEPAFAELMAHPATAGVPIVVETPSEKHIGHAADIATLTRLSPSS; this is encoded by the coding sequence ATGCCGACGGTCCACTCGCGCCCGGTGGGCGCCCACACTCCGGCCTCCGGTGGGCTGGCCAAGGCCGCCCTGCCGTACGCCGACACGACCGGCGCCCAGGTGGTGCAGGTCTACGTCTCCAACTCGCGGGGCTGGGCCCTGCCCGCTGGCGACCCCGAACAGGACGCCCTGTTCCGCGACGGCTGCGCCGAACGGGGCATTCCGGCGTTCATCCACGCCGCGTTGCTGGTCAACCTCGGGTCGCCCACCCCGGCGACGGTCGAGAAGTCGACGCAGACGCTGGCGCACGCGCTTCGTCGGGGCGTGGCGATCGGCGCTCAGGCGGTGGTGTTCCACGCGGGAAGTTCGGTGGACGAGGGGTACGCCGAGGAGGCGATGCGCCAGGTCCGCCGGGAACTGCTGCCGCTGCTGGACTGGGCCGCCGACGCCGGTGGGCCGATGTTGCTGGTCGAGCCGAGCGCGGGCGGTGGCCGGTCACTCGCCTCCCGGGTGGAGCAGCTCGGGCCCTACCTGGACGCGGTGGACCGGCACCCCATGCTCGGGGTCTGCTTCGACACCTGCCATGCCTGGGCCGCCGGCCACGACCTGGCGGCCGAGGGCGGCATGACGGCGACCCTGGACACCCTGGTGGCCACGGTGGGTGCGGACCGGCTGCGGCTGATCCACGCCAACGACTCGAAGGATCTGCGCGGCTCCACCCGGGACCGGCACGAGAACATCGGCAAGGGCACCATCGGTGAGCCCGCCTTCGCCGAGCTGATGGCCCACCCGGCCACCGCGGGCGTCCCGATCGTCGTGGAAACCCCGAGCGAGAAGCACATCGGCCACGCCGCCGACATCGCCACCCTCACCCGGCTGTCCCCATCCTCCTGA
- a CDS encoding threonine aldolase family protein — protein sequence MADLFVDLRSDTVTRPTAGMREAMATAEVGDDVYGEDPTVNALEAEVAALFGHEAALFAPSGSMANQIALQLLVSPGDELLCDADAHVVTYEIGAAAAYGGISSRTWPAVGADIDPEAVAAMIRPDGYFAVPTRAIAVEQTHNRGGGGVIPLSTLQKLRGVADDAGVALHCDGARIWHAHVADGVPLIEYGRLFDTMSVCLSKGLGAPVGSLVVGSAEKIERARMIRKRMGGGMRQAGILAAAGRYALAHHVDRLADDHARAARLAEAVAPFGVLATGARTNLVALDLTKHALDARALAAAARAEGVLISVLGPRSARLVTHLGLNDADIDRAVAALPRILAAA from the coding sequence GTGGCTGACCTGTTCGTGGACCTGCGCTCCGACACGGTGACCCGACCCACCGCCGGGATGCGGGAGGCGATGGCCACCGCCGAGGTCGGTGACGACGTCTACGGCGAGGACCCGACCGTCAACGCGCTGGAGGCCGAGGTCGCGGCGCTGTTCGGGCACGAGGCGGCGCTCTTCGCCCCGAGCGGGTCGATGGCCAACCAGATCGCCCTGCAATTGCTGGTGTCGCCCGGCGACGAGCTGCTCTGCGACGCCGACGCGCACGTGGTCACGTACGAGATCGGTGCCGCTGCCGCGTACGGCGGGATCTCCTCGCGGACCTGGCCTGCGGTCGGCGCGGACATCGACCCGGAGGCGGTGGCCGCGATGATCCGTCCGGACGGCTACTTCGCCGTCCCGACCCGCGCGATCGCCGTCGAGCAGACCCACAATCGCGGCGGCGGCGGGGTGATTCCGCTGTCCACCCTGCAGAAGCTGCGCGGGGTCGCCGACGACGCGGGCGTCGCGCTGCACTGCGACGGCGCCCGGATCTGGCACGCGCACGTTGCCGACGGGGTCCCCCTGATCGAGTACGGCCGGCTCTTCGACACCATGTCGGTGTGCCTCTCCAAGGGCCTCGGCGCGCCGGTCGGCTCGCTGGTGGTGGGCAGCGCGGAGAAGATCGAACGAGCCCGGATGATCCGTAAGAGGATGGGCGGTGGCATGCGTCAGGCCGGCATCCTCGCCGCCGCCGGCCGGTACGCGCTCGCGCACCACGTCGACCGGCTGGCCGACGACCACGCCCGGGCAGCCCGGCTCGCCGAGGCGGTCGCGCCGTTCGGTGTGCTCGCCACCGGGGCCCGCACCAACCTGGTCGCGCTGGACCTCACGAAGCACGCCCTGGACGCGCGTGCCCTGGCCGCCGCCGCGCGGGCCGAGGGCGTGCTGATCTCGGTGCTCGGCCCCCGGAGCGCCCGCCTGGTCACCCACCTGGGTCTCAACGACGCGGACATCGACCGCGCCGTCGCAGCCCTGCCCCGCATCCTCGCCGCGGCCTGA
- a CDS encoding class II 3-deoxy-7-phosphoheptulonate synthase — MRHEWHQLSHPPVGSPGLQTSRPTVDSAEDAALGLDRWRELPREQVPPWSDPAAVAEVCKVLDTVPSVVAPYEVDQLRQKLALVCEGKAFLLQGGDCAETFADNTESHLLANARTLLQMAIVLTYGASLPVVKVARVAGQYTKPRSLPTDARGLPAYRGDMINSLEADPAARIADPRRMIRAYANSAAAMNMLRAYLAGGLADLHAVHDWNKGFVKNSPAGERYEAIAREIDRALAFIRACGMTDDEALRTVTLYCSHEALALEYDRALTRVSDRRAYGLSGHFLWIGERTRQISGAHIDFISRIANPIGVKLGPTTSPDEAIELCEKLNPDNIPGRLTLISRMGNHRVRDALPPIVAKVTAAGAKVVWQCDPMHGNTHESSNGYKTRHFDRIVDEVLGYFEVHRGLDTHPGGLHVELTGEDVTECLGGAQGIEDLDLPDRYETACDPRLNTQQSLELAFLVAEMLRG; from the coding sequence ATGCGCCATGAGTGGCATCAGCTGAGCCATCCTCCGGTGGGCAGCCCGGGCCTGCAGACCAGCCGACCGACCGTCGACTCCGCCGAGGACGCCGCGCTCGGCCTGGACCGATGGCGGGAGCTGCCCCGCGAGCAGGTCCCGCCGTGGTCCGACCCGGCGGCCGTCGCCGAGGTCTGCAAGGTCCTCGACACCGTGCCGTCGGTCGTCGCGCCCTACGAGGTGGATCAGCTCCGGCAGAAGCTCGCCCTGGTCTGCGAGGGCAAGGCGTTCCTGCTCCAGGGCGGTGACTGCGCCGAGACGTTCGCCGACAACACCGAGAGCCACCTGCTGGCCAACGCCCGCACCCTGCTGCAGATGGCGATCGTGCTCACCTACGGTGCGTCGCTGCCGGTGGTCAAGGTCGCCCGGGTCGCCGGGCAGTACACCAAGCCCCGCTCGCTGCCCACCGACGCGCGCGGCCTGCCCGCCTACCGCGGCGACATGATCAACTCGCTGGAGGCCGATCCGGCCGCCCGGATCGCCGACCCACGACGCATGATCCGGGCGTACGCCAACTCGGCGGCGGCGATGAACATGCTCCGGGCGTACCTCGCCGGAGGGCTCGCCGACCTGCACGCCGTGCACGACTGGAACAAGGGCTTCGTGAAGAACTCCCCGGCTGGGGAGCGCTACGAGGCGATCGCCCGCGAGATCGACCGGGCGCTGGCCTTCATCCGGGCCTGCGGGATGACCGACGACGAGGCGCTGCGCACCGTCACCCTCTACTGCTCCCACGAGGCACTCGCCCTGGAGTACGACCGGGCACTCACCCGGGTCTCCGACCGTCGGGCGTACGGGCTCTCCGGGCACTTCCTCTGGATCGGCGAGCGCACCCGGCAGATCAGCGGTGCGCACATCGACTTCATCTCCCGGATCGCCAACCCGATCGGCGTCAAGCTCGGCCCGACCACCTCCCCGGACGAGGCGATCGAGCTGTGCGAGAAGCTGAACCCGGACAACATCCCCGGCCGGCTCACCCTGATCAGCCGGATGGGCAACCACCGGGTGCGCGACGCCCTGCCGCCGATCGTCGCCAAGGTCACCGCCGCCGGCGCCAAGGTGGTCTGGCAGTGCGACCCGATGCACGGCAACACGCACGAGTCGTCCAACGGCTACAAGACCCGGCACTTCGACCGCATCGTCGACGAGGTGCTCGGCTACTTCGAGGTACACCGAGGGCTGGACACCCACCCCGGTGGCCTGCACGTCGAATTGACCGGCGAGGACGTCACCGAGTGCCTCGGCGGCGCCCAGGGCATCGAGGATCTCGACCTGCCCGACCGGTACGAAACCGCCTGCGACCCGCGACTCAACACCCAGCAGTCGTTGGAGCTGGCCTTCCTAGTAGCCGAGATGCTTCGTGGCTGA
- a CDS encoding nuclear transport factor 2 family protein, which translates to MRPTHRKLAATAAGLVLLPVTLVGCGIGGGAKDEPPAKPARAPAEEAAARSRERVQAYLDAMAAKDVAAGRSQLCALLHDGFDLGATGPNGDFADHFQVPEAAITDIRSGPLGQEVSVSVSVTAGKRTVARPLVFTVTRDGSDWCIAGEAPGGPAASPTPTGVVPSPAA; encoded by the coding sequence ATGCGCCCGACCCACCGCAAGCTGGCGGCAACGGCCGCCGGGCTGGTGCTGCTGCCGGTCACCCTGGTCGGCTGTGGGATCGGCGGCGGTGCCAAGGACGAGCCGCCCGCCAAGCCCGCGCGAGCCCCCGCCGAGGAGGCCGCCGCCCGCTCCCGCGAGCGCGTGCAGGCGTACCTCGACGCGATGGCCGCCAAGGACGTCGCCGCTGGCCGCAGCCAGCTCTGCGCTCTCCTGCACGACGGCTTCGACCTGGGTGCGACCGGCCCCAACGGCGACTTCGCCGATCACTTCCAGGTGCCTGAGGCGGCCATCACCGACATCCGGTCCGGTCCGCTCGGGCAGGAGGTCAGCGTCTCGGTCTCGGTCACCGCCGGCAAGCGCACCGTCGCCCGGCCGCTGGTGTTCACCGTCACCCGCGACGGAAGCGACTGGTGCATCGCCGGGGAGGCGCCAGGCGGCCCGGCCGCCAGCCCGACGCCGACCGGTGTCGTTCCCTCTCCCGCGGCCTGA
- a CDS encoding glycosyl hydrolase family 18 protein, protein MKRSLRRALWAGAVVAVTVAAVPMTTAFGAGSVTTTFTRAQDWGTGHETKVTVTNGSSATVSTWRIEFDLPSGTTISSAWDADVTSSGNHYVAVKKSWAGGLAPGASFSWGYNGTGAFKAPLNCTVNGAPCGGGTPTSPPTTTPPPTTTPPTTAPPTTAPPTTPPPTTNPPNPGGKKVVGYFAEWGVYGRNYHVKNIQTSGSAAKLTHILYAFGNTTGGRCAIGDSYADYEKAYTAADSVDGVADTWDQPLRGSFNQLRKLKQLNPHLKVIWSFGGWTWSGGFTQAAQNPAAFAESCYNLVEDPRWADVFDGIDVDWEYPNACGLTCDSSGPNAFKNVISALRSRFGSSALVTAAITADGSNGGKIDAADYAGAIGNLNWLMPMTYDYFGAFAAQGPTAPHSPLTSYTGIPQQGFNSDAAIQKLKSKGVPANKLLLGIGFYGRGWTGVTQAAPGGSATGAAPGTYEAGIEDYKVLKNTCPATGTVGGTAYAKCGSNWWSYDTPSTINGKMQYANNQGLGGAFFWELSGDTSNGELIGAIKGGLG, encoded by the coding sequence ATGAAAAGATCGCTCCGCCGGGCCCTCTGGGCCGGTGCCGTGGTCGCCGTGACCGTCGCAGCGGTGCCGATGACCACCGCGTTCGGCGCCGGCAGTGTCACCACCACGTTCACCAGGGCACAGGACTGGGGGACCGGTCACGAGACGAAGGTGACCGTCACCAACGGGTCCAGTGCCACCGTCAGCACCTGGCGCATCGAGTTCGACCTGCCGTCGGGCACCACCATCAGCAGCGCCTGGGACGCCGACGTGACCAGCAGCGGCAACCACTACGTCGCGGTCAAGAAGAGCTGGGCCGGCGGCCTCGCCCCGGGTGCCTCGTTCAGTTGGGGTTACAACGGCACCGGCGCCTTCAAGGCCCCGCTGAACTGCACCGTCAACGGCGCACCCTGCGGCGGCGGCACCCCCACCAGCCCGCCGACCACGACCCCGCCACCGACCACCACCCCGCCGACCACGGCACCGCCGACCACGGCGCCGCCCACCACGCCACCGCCGACCACCAACCCGCCGAACCCGGGCGGCAAGAAGGTCGTCGGTTACTTCGCCGAGTGGGGCGTCTACGGGCGCAACTACCACGTCAAGAACATCCAGACCAGCGGCTCCGCGGCCAAGCTGACCCACATCCTGTACGCCTTCGGCAACACCACCGGTGGCCGCTGCGCCATCGGTGACAGCTACGCCGACTACGAGAAGGCGTACACGGCGGCGGACAGCGTGGACGGCGTCGCCGACACGTGGGACCAGCCGCTGCGGGGCAGCTTCAACCAGCTGCGCAAGCTCAAGCAGCTGAACCCGCACCTCAAGGTGATCTGGTCGTTCGGCGGCTGGACCTGGTCCGGCGGCTTCACCCAGGCCGCGCAGAACCCGGCCGCCTTTGCCGAGAGCTGCTACAACCTCGTCGAGGACCCGCGCTGGGCCGACGTCTTCGATGGCATCGACGTCGACTGGGAGTACCCCAACGCCTGCGGCCTGACCTGTGACAGCAGCGGCCCCAACGCGTTCAAGAACGTGATCAGCGCCCTGCGGTCGAGGTTCGGCTCCAGCGCCCTGGTCACCGCCGCGATCACCGCGGACGGCAGCAACGGCGGCAAGATCGACGCCGCCGACTATGCCGGTGCCATCGGCAACCTCAACTGGCTGATGCCGATGACCTACGACTACTTCGGCGCCTTCGCCGCCCAGGGGCCGACGGCACCGCACTCCCCGCTCACCTCGTACACCGGCATCCCGCAGCAGGGCTTCAACTCCGATGCGGCGATCCAGAAGCTCAAGAGCAAGGGCGTCCCGGCCAACAAGTTGCTGCTCGGCATCGGCTTCTACGGCCGGGGCTGGACCGGGGTCACGCAGGCCGCCCCGGGCGGCAGCGCCACCGGCGCGGCGCCGGGCACCTACGAGGCGGGCATCGAGGACTACAAGGTCCTCAAGAACACCTGCCCGGCCACCGGCACGGTCGGCGGCACCGCGTACGCCAAGTGCGGCAGCAACTGGTGGAGCTACGACACCCCGTCGACCATCAACGGCAAGATGCAGTACGCGAACAACCAGGGCCTCGGTGGCGCGTTCTTCTGGGAGCTCTCCGGTGACACCAGCAACGGCGAGCTCATTGGCGCCATCAAGGGCGGTCTCGGCTGA